The genomic DNA CTACCCGGGCTCCGGTTTTATCAATGAAATGGGCGGACCCAATGCCGTCGGAACCACCGTGAACATTCCTCTGCCTCCGTACACGTCCGAGGAAGGATTTCTCCATACTGCCGAAAACGTGGTCATGCCGATACTGGAATCGTTTCAGCCCGAGCTGGTCATCAATTCGGCCGGGCAGGACAACCACTATGCCGATCCCATCACCAACATGAACTTTTCCGCCCGCGGATATGCCGATCTGACGGCACTGCTCAAAGCGGACATCGCCGTGCTGGAGGGCGGCTATTCGATCGAGGGCGCGCTGCCCTACGTCAACACAGGCATCATTCTGGCCATGGCGGGCATCGACTACAGCCACGTCAGGGAACCGGGCTACGACCCCGAAAAAATCAGGCAGACCCAGGATACATCGGAACGCATTCGAAGGATCGGCGACAAGGTGCTTCAGTTTTGGGAAGACAGGGGCGCGATTCAGGAAGCGCTGCAGGGGGACAAGGCGTTTGACGAAAGAACCCGCCATGTTTTTTACGACACCGACAATATCCGGGAAACGCAGCAGGAAACCATTCGCATCTGCAACGACTGCAGCGGCGCCTTGAGAATCGACTCCATCTCGAGCCGCGGCAACAGAGTCCTGGCGATCCACATCCCGCGAAAAGCCTGCGAAGCATGCAAAAACCAGGGCCATGCCTGGTATGAAGAGGAAAGCACGCAGACATTCAGTGGTGTGCATCTTCAGGATCGAACCCAGGACAAATACCTTACTAAAAAATCCTAAGCTCAGCTTAGGAAAATGTAGGGTTTGGTGTGTTGTGTTTCGTGCTCGGATTACGTCAAATGCGTTGAGACGCTGAGCGAACCAAACACCAAACACCAAATACCAACACGATGTGTCGTCAACAAACCATCCTGAAAAATTTAGAACTGCGGGCCGAGATCATCGCGGCCGTGAGACGCTATTTCATAAAAAACGACTATCTGGAGGTGGAAACGCCTCACCGGATACCGTCCCCCGCGCCGGAGGCGCACATCGACGCCGTCAGAAGCGGAGCGTGGTATCTGCACACGTCCCCCGAACTGTGCATGAAGCGCCTGCTGGCGGCCGGCTATACGCGCATCTTTCAGATATGCAAATGCTTCCGGCAGAATGAGAGGGGGCGCCGGCACCTGCCGGAATTGACTTTGCTGGAGTGGTACACGGCCGGAGACGACTACCTGGCCATGATGAGGCAGTGTGAACGCCTTGTCTCTGCCGTTGTGCGTTCCCTCGGCCGGGATGCGGTGCTTTCCTACCAGGGCGGCCGTATCGACCTGGCCCCCCCGTGGGAGCGGATGACCGTTGAACGGGCCTTCGAGGCTTTTGCCTCCATCTCTTTAGGCCAAAGCCTGGAAGAGGGTGTGTTCGACGACGTTCTGGCATTTGAAGTCGAACCCCGCCTCGGAAAGGAGCGGCCCCTGTTTCTGTATGACTACCCCGGAGCGTTGGGGTCCCTTGCCAGGCGCAAACCCGGCCATCCGGAACTGGCGGAACGGTTCGAGCTCTACATCGCCGGCCTGGAGCTCTGCAATGCCTTTTCGGAGCTGGCGGATTCCCATGAGCAGCGAACGCGCTTCGAAAAGGAAAGGGAGGCGCGCAGACGGGCCGGCAAAGACGATTACCCCCTCCCCGAAAATTTTCTAGAAGCCTTGAAGGCCATGCCCCCAGCCGCCGGCAATGCCCTGGGCGTCGACCGCCTGGTTATGCTGTTTGTCGACACGGCCTGCATCGACGACGTGGTGGCCTTCACACCCGAAGAGCTCTGATTACCGAAAACGGTAGTGAAAAGCTGCTGTGGCATGGCCTGGTAAACGGTCAGCCCAAAACGTTCGACAAAGAGCCTTACGCAGGCTTTTGGCGGCGGTTCGGTGCGGGGTTTTTGCGTCTGTTGCCCATTGAATCGCAGCTGTGAGTCCAATGGGCCAAACAACGTAATGACAAAAGCTGAAACCCGACCACCGGCGGCTTACATCGATGTTTGGATCTTTTGAATGTTGGTCATTAAATGGATCGTATCTCCTGCCGCATGAACACCGTATAAGAAATGCCGAAGCACATGATGGTAATGGCGATCATGGAGATAATATACGGCATGACAATCAGAATACTCTGGGACAGCGGCAACGGGCCGGAGAATCTGGACATGGAAACCTGTTCCAGCATGCCTATCTGAACCATCGAACGGGTGGTTTTTTTCATGGGGTCGATGATGGTGGCGGTTGCCTCTGAATAGAGGTCCAGGGGCGATGTCAGCGAGATTGCCTTTTCGATTTTTGCCCGCTGCATAAGGGCTTCGGGGTTTGACTGGCCGGCATCGGGCGTCAGGGCACTGGACACGGCATTGGCGCCCAGAGAGAGAAAAAAAGAGAAGAACACCCAGGCCGCGATACTGGCCAGTGCCGAGGTCGCCACACTGCGGAAAAGGATCGAAAACAAAATCGATATGCCCAGCCAGAAAGAGATATAGCAAACACTGATGAGCAGATAGATAAAAATCCGCCACATTTCTTCAGCCCCCGGAACGATCCCCAGAACAATCAGGCCCAGGGCGGAGATCACCAAAAGGATGGAGGTCATCATGATGGCAATGAGGGTCAGCCCGGCCAGGAACTTTCCATTGACCACGGCGTCCCGGTAGATAGGCTGTGACAGCAGTTTGCTGAGGGTGCCTTCATTCCTTTCCCGGTTGATGGTGTCGAAGCCGAGGATAATGCCGATAAGGGGACCGAAAAACGACACAAAGTCCACCAGCGAAAAGCCCGCCCCCGAAGATGTGAACATCAGCATGAAAATGAATTTGGGTTTGGCCATGCTCTCCAGGTTTTTTGCCATATTCAAGCCGGCCATGTAGGCGGTAATCATGCTGACCATGGCGATCAATGCAAATAAAAGCAGAAAACGATAGCTGCTGAAGTGATCCGCGAGTTCTTTTTTCAATATGACAAGGATACCGTTCATGGCTTAGGACTCCTGAAAATATTGCATATAGACTTCTTCCAGCGTGCGGGTTTTTTTGCCGATTCCGAGCTTTTCTTCCGCGAGCTGGTCCATGGATCCCTGGGCCACCATGTGGCCGTCGATCATAATGCCGACACGGTCGCAGAGTTTCTGAACCTGGTGGAGCAAGTGGGAGGAGAGCAGGACGGTCATTTTCTTTTCCGCGCAAAGCCGCTGGATCAAGCCCGTGATGCGGTTGGTCGACTCGGGGTCCAGGCCGAGAGTGGGTTCGTCCAGGAATGCCACTTCCGGATTTTTAACCAAAAGTTCGGCTATGCCCAGACGCTGCCGCATGCCCCGTGAATAGGCGCCGATCTGTTTGTCGATTTCATTCTTCAGGCCGACCATTGTCAGGGCATCTTCAATACGCCCATCGGCGACCCTGGATTCGATACCATTGAGAGCCGCGATGTACGCCAGGGATTGAAGGGCATTCATGTCCCTGTAAAACCCCATGTTTTCCTGCAGGTATCCGATTTTTCGCTTTACCTTGATGGGCTCTCTGGTGGGATTGATGCCCAGTACCCTGGCGCTGCCGCTGGTGGGCTCGGTCAATCCCATAAGCATCAGCAGGGTGGTTGTTTTCCCGGCGCCGTTGGGGCCGAGAAAACCGAATATCTCTCCCTGGTTTACCGTGAACGACAGATTCGAAACAGCGGTTTCGGCCTTGTACATCTTGGTCAGATTTTCAGTTTCGATGATGACGGTTTCCGACATTTTATCTTCTTCCCAGTTTGCGGAATATAACGGTTAACAGGGCGATGACGCAAACGATGATGGCAATACCGATCCACGCCCATCTTGACGAGGCCTTGACACTGACCCTGAACTCCATGTTTTTAGAAACTTTTTCACCGTTGATCTTCAGGCTGACGGAGTAGTCACCCACCAAGGCGTCCTCATAGGGGGTAATCTTGACGTCCACCTGTTTGAGGTCGCCGGGTTCTATGGCGTCGATGCTTTCGGGATCGAATTCAACCTTCCAGTTCTCCGGCTTAAAAGACATGAAGCTGATCTGATTGTTGACGGCCGATCCCGTGTTTTTTACATAAAAGGATACCGAGGATGTTTTGCCCTGTTTGGCATCCAGGGATAGCAATCCACTGGCCGTACCGACCTCGATATCGTAGGTGCCGGTCAGAACCACCATGAGTTTGGCTTCGGCTTTGGCGTCGTTGGCGGAGACTCTGATTTTAACCGGGTACTCACCCTCCTGGGCCGATGCCGGGGGTTTGACTTGAACGGCCACGGTCTGGCTCTGATTGGCTTTGATGCGCAGACTGGAGATAAATTTGCTTTCGTAGGCCGGTTTGAAATTAACTGTCCACCCATCCGGGCCTTCGGCAAACAGGTCGAAAATGCTGTCTTCTTCCAGCTTGCTGTCCACTTCCACCGAAAATTCGAATTCACCGTCCGACGGGCCTTTGAGCACTGGATAGGAAGTGGTGAGCTTGACGCCCTTGGTTTCTTTGACGCCCTCTTTTTTCTTTTTGATGGTGATGGTGACGTCCTGCGCCATGTGAAACCTGCCGTCGGGCGTCTTGGCTTCAATGCGGAATGTATAGTCGCCTTCCGGGATATGTTCATCGGGGGTGGCTTCAAATGTCAGCGTTTTGCTGTCATCCGATGGAACGTGGATTGCCGACACGGCAAAACGGTAGGTTTTGAGCCTGGCGGTCCACCGATCGGGCAGCCGGGATA from Deltaproteobacteria bacterium includes the following:
- a CDS encoding histone deacetylase, whose translation is MLRAQHETGLVFFPAFDWAISPTHPEREERLLYTQDQVTEEGIFDIQGIREFKPDLVNLMDVQRVHFCVPDVWNVMTESHFVSAGGAKTIAMAVMDKTVERGFALVRPPGHHAMRVVHGARGFCNVNIEAIMIEFIRAAYGVDRVAVVDTDCHHGDGTQDIYWHDRDTLFISIHQDGRTLYPGSGFINEMGGPNAVGTTVNIPLPPYTSEEGFLHTAENVVMPILESFQPELVINSAGQDNHYADPITNMNFSARGYADLTALLKADIAVLEGGYSIEGALPYVNTGIILAMAGIDYSHVREPGYDPEKIRQTQDTSERIRRIGDKVLQFWEDRGAIQEALQGDKAFDERTRHVFYDTDNIRETQQETIRICNDCSGALRIDSISSRGNRVLAIHIPRKACEACKNQGHAWYEEESTQTFSGVHLQDRTQDKYLTKKS
- a CDS encoding NEW3 domain-containing protein, whose translation is MISSKKTRLFPILSLFLVGVICMASAPRAGAEEKPLPDRMVSMAVEYPSVEIPPDENVSMNVIFYNKGRSDENVDVWISRLPDRWTARLKTYRFAVSAIHVPSDDSKTLTFEATPDEHIPEGDYTFRIEAKTPDGRFHMAQDVTITIKKKKEGVKETKGVKLTTSYPVLKGPSDGEFEFSVEVDSKLEEDSIFDLFAEGPDGWTVNFKPAYESKFISSLRIKANQSQTVAVQVKPPASAQEGEYPVKIRVSANDAKAEAKLMVVLTGTYDIEVGTASGLLSLDAKQGKTSSVSFYVKNTGSAVNNQISFMSFKPENWKVEFDPESIDAIEPGDLKQVDVKITPYEDALVGDYSVSLKINGEKVSKNMEFRVSVKASSRWAWIGIAIIVCVIALLTVIFRKLGRR
- a CDS encoding ABC transporter ATP-binding protein, with the translated sequence MSETVIIETENLTKMYKAETAVSNLSFTVNQGEIFGFLGPNGAGKTTTLLMLMGLTEPTSGSARVLGINPTREPIKVKRKIGYLQENMGFYRDMNALQSLAYIAALNGIESRVADGRIEDALTMVGLKNEIDKQIGAYSRGMRQRLGIAELLVKNPEVAFLDEPTLGLDPESTNRITGLIQRLCAEKKMTVLLSSHLLHQVQKLCDRVGIMIDGHMVAQGSMDQLAEEKLGIGKKTRTLEEVYMQYFQES
- a CDS encoding ABC transporter permease is translated as MNGILVILKKELADHFSSYRFLLLFALIAMVSMITAYMAGLNMAKNLESMAKPKFIFMLMFTSSGAGFSLVDFVSFFGPLIGIILGFDTINRERNEGTLSKLLSQPIYRDAVVNGKFLAGLTLIAIMMTSILLVISALGLIVLGIVPGAEEMWRIFIYLLISVCYISFWLGISILFSILFRSVATSALASIAAWVFFSFFLSLGANAVSSALTPDAGQSNPEALMQRAKIEKAISLTSPLDLYSEATATIIDPMKKTTRSMVQIGMLEQVSMSRFSGPLPLSQSILIVMPYIISMIAITIMCFGISYTVFMRQEIRSI
- the genX gene encoding EF-P lysine aminoacylase GenX gives rise to the protein MCRQQTILKNLELRAEIIAAVRRYFIKNDYLEVETPHRIPSPAPEAHIDAVRSGAWYLHTSPELCMKRLLAAGYTRIFQICKCFRQNERGRRHLPELTLLEWYTAGDDYLAMMRQCERLVSAVVRSLGRDAVLSYQGGRIDLAPPWERMTVERAFEAFASISLGQSLEEGVFDDVLAFEVEPRLGKERPLFLYDYPGALGSLARRKPGHPELAERFELYIAGLELCNAFSELADSHEQRTRFEKEREARRRAGKDDYPLPENFLEALKAMPPAAGNALGVDRLVMLFVDTACIDDVVAFTPEEL